The following are encoded together in the Bos javanicus breed banteng chromosome X, ARS-OSU_banteng_1.0, whole genome shotgun sequence genome:
- the BCOR gene encoding BCL-6 corepressor isoform X2, protein MLSATPLYGNVHSWMNSERVRMCGISDDRKIPVNDGDASKARLELREENPLNHNVVDATTAHRIDGLAALSMDRTGLIREGLRVPGNIVYSSLCGLGSEKGREAATTTLGGLGFSSERTPEMQFKPNTPETVEASAVSGKPPNGFSAIYKTPPGIQKSAVPTAETLGLDRPASDKQSPLNINGASYLRLPWVNPYMEGATPAIYPFLDSPNKYSLNMYKALLPQQSYGLAQPLYSPVCTNGERFLYLPPPHYVSPHIPSSLASPMRLSTPSASPAIPPLVHCTDKSLPWKMGVSPGNPVDSHSYPHIQNSKQPRVPSAKAVTSGLPGDTALLLPPSPRPSPRVHLPSQPTADTYSEFHKHYARISTSPSVTLSKPYMTVSSEFPAARLCSSKYPKAPEGAESAQPVPGHTRKTAGQDRKDGSSPPLLEKQTVTKDVTDKPLDLSSKVVDVDTSKADHMKKMAPTVLVHSRAGSGLVLSGSEIPKETLSPPGNGCAIYRSEIISTAPSSWVVPGPSPNEENNGKGLPLKNKALDWALPQQRSSSCPRMGATDTVVTNVSGSVSSAGRPASASPAPNATADGSKTSRGSVDTTPSVIQHVGQPPTTPAKHSGSTGSKGAKASNPEPSFKANENGLPPSSIFLSPNEAFRSPPIPYPRSYLPYPAPEGIALSPLSLHGKGPVYPHPVLLPSGSLFPGHLAPKPGLPYGLPTGRPEFVTYQDALGLGMVHPMLIPHTPIEITKEEKPERRSRSHERARYEDPSLRNRFSEILEASGTKLHPEVTTDKNLKPSPSWNQGKTVVKSDKLVYVDLLREEPEAKTEANTSKPGFTAESVGQSTEPSKPPAEPALQPHRDFVTLRDDLGRINDFHDAYAFKQAPGQSVFNLSKENVPAGTNKENLAMPVSTPFLEPTPGSDGPAVTFGKTQEEPKPFCVGGAPPSVDATPTYTKDGADEAESTDGKVLKPKPSKLAKRIANSAGYVGDRFKCVTTELYADSSQLSREQRALQMEGLQEDSILCLPAAYCERAMMRFSELEMKEREGGHPPTKDSEVCKFSPTDWERLKGSQDKKPKSVALEEAIADHNNSERCDYSAGSKHDPFEAPDDKDVSVEKYFLDRQPVSDPSADQVTPDMPNSPTLRADRKRKVSGDSSHTETTVEELPEDPLLKAKRRRVSKDDWPEREMTNSSSNHLEDPHYSELTNLKVCIELTGLHPKKQRHLLHLRERWEQQVSAAESKPGRQGRKEVTQAAQPEVAAQGNNISEEKPGRKRAEAKGNRTWSEESLKSSDSEQGLPVFSGSPPMRSFSSTNLTGRKQSQPSCTAGSRLPAKQQKIKESQKTDVLCTDEEEDCQAASLLQRYPDNSEKPSGKRLCKTKHLIPQEPRRSLPLPGDYYVENADGKVTVRRFRKRPEPSSDYDLSPAKQDQKPLDRLQPLLPVSQTSQLPCSSSPPEATQSRPMPPEARRLIVNKNAGETLLQRAARLGYEEVVLYCLENKICDVNHRDNAGYCALHEACARGWLNIVRHLLEYGADVNCSAQDGTRPLHDAVENDHLEIVRLLLSYGADPTLATYSGRTIMKMTHSELMEKFLTDYLNDLQGRDDDDSSPNSSSNSNVSWDFYGSSVCEPDDESGYDVLANPPGPEDEDDDNDTCSDMFEFEFSESPLLPCYNVQVSVAQGPRNWLLLSDVLKKLKMSSRIFRCNFPNVEIVTIAEAEFYRQVSASLLFSCSKDLEAFNPESKELLDLVEFTNELQTLLGSSMEWLHPSDTGPDDHW, encoded by the exons ATGCTTTCAGCAACCCCCCTGTATGGGAACGTTCACAGCTGGATGAACAGCGAGAGGGTCCGCATGTGTGGAATCAGTGACGACAG GAAAATTCCCGTAAATGATGGTGACGCTTCAAAGGCCAGACTGGAACTAAGGGAAGAAAATCCCTTGAACCACAACGTG GTGGATGCAACCACGGCCCATCGGATCGATGGCCTGGCAGCGCTGAGCATGGACCGCACTGGCCTGATCCGGGAAGGACTGCGTGTTCCCGGAAACATCGTCTATTCTAGCTTGTGTGGACTGGGCTCAGAGAAAGGGCGTGAGGCTGCCACAACCACTCTAGGCGGTCTGGGGTTTTCTTCCGAAAGAACCCCAGAGATGCAGTTCAAACCGAATACACCCGAGACGGTGGAGGCCTCCGCTGTCTCTGGAAAGCCTCCGAATGGCTTCAGTGCTATATACAAAACACCACCAGGAATACAAAAAAGTGCTGTCCCCACGGCAGAAACTCTGGGCTTAGACAGGCCTGCCAGTGACAAACAGAGCCCGCTCAACATCAATGGTGCTAGTTACCTGCGGCTGCCCTGGGTCAATCCCTACATGGAGGGGGCCACGCCAGCCATCTACCCTTTCCTTGACTCGCCAAATAAGTATTCCCTGAACATGTACAAGGCCTTGCTACCTCAGCAGTCGTATGGCCTGGCCCAGCCGCTATATTCGCCAGTCTGCACCAACGGGGAGCGATTTCTCTACCTGCCGCCACCTCACTACGTCAGTCCCCACATCCCATCGTCCCTGGCTTCCCCCATGAGGCTCTCGACGCCTTCCGCTTCTCCAGCCATCCCGCCTCTGGTCCACTGCACAGACAAAAGCCTGCCCTGGAAGATGGGTGTTAGTCCTGGGAACCCGGTCGATTCTCACTCATACCCCCACATCCAGAACAGTAAACAGCCTAGGGTGCCCTCCGCCAAGGCGGTCACCAGCGGCCTGCCAGGGGACACAGCTCTCCTGTTGCCCCCCTCGCCTCGGCCTTCACCCCGAGTCCACCTTCCCTCCCAGCCTACTGCGGACACCTACTCTGAATTCCACAAGCACTATGCCCGGATCTccacctcaccctctgtcaccctgtCAAAGCCATACATGACGGTCAGCAGCGAGTTTCCCGCAGCCAGGCTCTGCAGCAGCAAGTATCCAAAGGCTCCAGAAGGAGCCGAAAGCGCCCAGCCAGTTCCTGGGCACACTCGGAAAACAGCGGGTCAGGACAGAAAGGATGGCAGCTCACCTCCTCTGTTGGAGAAGCAGACGGTTACCAAAGACGTCACCGATAAGCCACTAGACTTGTCTTCTAAAGTGGTGGATGTAGACACTTCCAAAGCTGACCACATGAAGAAGATGGCACCCACCGTCCTGGTTCACAGCAGAGCTGGAAGTGGCCTAGTGCTCTCCGGAAGTGAGATTCCGAAAGAAACACTATCTCCTCCAGGAAACGGCTGTGCTATCTATAGATCTGAGATCATTAGCACGGCTCCCTCGTCCTGGGTGGTGCCTGGGCCAAGTCCTAACGAAGAGAACAATGGCAAAGGCCTGCCGCTGAAGAACAAGGCCTTGGACTGGGCCCTCCCGCAGCAGCGAAGTTCTTCGTGTCCCCGCATGGGCGCCACCGACACCGTGGTCACTAATGTGTCCGGCTCAGTGTCCAGTGCCGGCCGCCCAGCCTCTGCATCTCCAGCCCCAAACGCCACTGCTGATGGCAGCAAGACCAGCAGGGGCTCCGTGGACACCACACCGTCTGTCATCCAGCACGTGGGCCAGCCCCCGACCACGCCTGCCAAGCACAGCGGCAGCACCGGCAGCAAGGGCGCCAAAGCCAGCAACCCAGAGCCAAGCTTCAAAGCAAATGAGAACGGGCTCCCACCAAGCTCGATATTTCTCTCTCCAAATGAGGCGTTCAGGTCCCCACCAATTCCCTACCCCAGGAGTTACCTCCCTTACCCAGCACCCGAAGGCATTGCCTTAAGTCCCCTCTCCTTGCATGGCAAAGGCCCTGTCTACCCTCACCCGGTGTTGTTGCCCAGCGGCAGTCTCTTTCCTGGGCACCTCGCCCCAAAGCCTGGACTGCCCTACGGGCTGCCCACAGGCCGGCCGGAGTTCGTGACCTACCAGGACGCGCTGGGGTTGGGCATGGTGCATCCCATGTTGATACCTCACACACCCATTGAGATCACTAAAGAGGAGAAACCAGAGAGGAGGTCCCGGTCCCATGAGAGGGCCCGCTACGAGGACCCAAGCCTCCGAAACAGGTTTTCCGAGATACTCGAAGCTAGTGGCACCAAGTTACATCCAGAAGTCACCACGGACAAGAACCTCAAGCCCAGCCCTAGCTGGAATCAAGGGAAGACCGTCGTTAAGAGTGACAAGCTTGTCTATGTAGACCTCCTCCGGGAAGAGCCCGAGGCGAAGACTGAAGCCAACACATCCAAACCCGGCTTCACAGCTGAGAGTGTCGGCCAGAGCACTGAGCCCAGCAAACCCCCAGCTGAGCCGGCCCTGCAGCCCCACCGGGATTTCGTCACCCTCAGAGACGACCTGGGGCGCATCAACGACTTCCACGACGCCTATGCTTTCAAACAGGCTCCAGGCCAGTCAGTTTTCAACTTAAGCAAGGAGAATGTTCCAGCGGGAACCAACAAGGAGAACCTGGCAATGCCGGTCTCCACTCCGTTCCTGGAGCCGACCCCGGGGAGCGATGGCCCTGCGGTCACTTTCGGGAAAACCCAAGAGGAACCCAAACCATTTTGCGTGGGCGGTGCCCCACCGAGCGTGGACGCCACCCCCACCTATACCAAAGATGGAGCCGATGAGGCAGAATCAACTGATGGCAAAGTTCTGAAACCAAAGCCATCTAAGCTGGCAAAGAGAATCGCCAACTCTGCTGGTTACGTGGGTGACCGGTTCAAGTGCGTCACTACCGAACTGTATGCCGATTCCAGTCAGCTCAGCCGGGAGCAGCGGGCATTGCAG ATGGAAGGATTACAAGAGGACAGTATTTTATGTCTACCCGCTGCTTACTGTGAG CGTGCAATGATGCGCTTCTCAGAGTTGGAGATGAAAGAGCGAGAAGGTGGCCACCCCCCAACCAAGGACTCCGAGGTGTGCAAATTCAGCCCCACtgactgggaaaggttgaaaggaaGTCAGGACAAAAAGCCAAAGTCGGtcgccctggaggaggccattgCCGACCACAACAACAGTGAGAGAT GCGATTATAGTGCCGGAAGCAAACACGACCCCTTTGAAGCCCCAGACGACAAAGATGTTTCCGTGGAGAAATACTTCCTGGATCGGCAGCCGGTGAGCGATCCCTCCGCCGACCAGGTCACCCCAGACATGCCGAACAGCCCCACCCTCCGGGCGGACAGAAAGCGCAAGGTCTCAGGGGACAGCAGCCACACTGAGACCACTGTGGAAGAGCTCCCTGAGGACCCGCTGCTGAAAGCCAAGCGAAGACGGGTCTCCAAAG ATGACTGGCCTGAGAGGGAAATGACAAACAGTTCCTCTAACCACTTAGAAGACCCACATTATAGTGAGCTGACCAACCTGAAGGTGTGCATTGAATTAACAGGGCTCCATCCCAAAAAGCAACGCCACTTGCTGCACCTTAGAGAACGGTGGGAGCAGCAGGTGTCGGCAGCAGAGAGCAAACCTGGCCGGCAGGGCAGGAAGGAAGTGACCCAGGCAGCTCAGCCTGAGGTTGCCGCCCAGGGCAATAACATCTCCGAAGAGAAACCTGGCAGGAAAAGGGCAGAAGCCAAAGGCAACAGAACCTGGTCGGAAGAGTCCCTCAAATCCAGTGACAGTGAACAAG GTTTGCCTGTGTTCTCCGGCTCTCCGCCCATGAGGAGCTTTTCATCCACCAATTTAACCGGCAGAAAGCAGAGTCAGCCAAGCTGTACGGCAGGCTCGAGGCTGCCTGCCAAACAgcagaaaattaaagaaagccAGAAGACAGATGTGCTGTGCACGGACGAAGAGGAGGATTGCCAGGCTGCCTCCCTGCTGCAGAGATACCCCGACAACAGCGAGAAACCATCCGGGAAGCGACTGTGCAAAACCAAGCATTTGATCCCGCAGGAGCCCAGGCGGAGCTTGCCGCTGCCAGGGGACTACTACGTGGAGAATGCCGATGGCAAG GTGACCGTCCGGAGATTCCGAAAGCGGCCCGAGCCCAGTTCTGACTATGATCTGTCACCGGCCAAGCAAGACCAGAAGCCGCTGGACCGTTTGCAACCACTGCTACCAGTTTCGCAGACGTCACAGCTGCCCTGCTCAAGCTCTCCGCCGGAGGCCACCCAGTCCCGCCCGATGCCACCAGAAGCGCGGAGGCTTATTGTCAATAAGAATGCAGGCGAGACGCTCCTGCAGCGGGCTGCCCGGCTGGGCTACGAG GAAGTGGTCTTGTACTGCCTGGAGAATAAGATTTGTGATGTGAACCATCGAGACAACGCGGGTTACTGTGCCCTGCATGAAGCTTGTGCAAGGGGATGGCTCAATATTGTACGACATCTCCTTGAATATGGCGCTGATGTCAACTGCAGTGCCCAGGATGGGACCAG GCCTCTCCATGATGCCGTCGAGAACGATCACTTGGAAATTGTCCGCTTGCTCCTCTCCTATGGTGCTGACCCCACCCTGGCGACGTACTCAGGTAGAACCATCATGAAAATGACCCACAGCGAACTTATGGAAAAGTTCTTAACAG atTATTTAAACGACCTGCAGGGTCGCGATGATGATGACAGCAGCCCcaacagcagtagcaacagcaatGTCTCTTGGGATTTCTATGGCAGCTCTGTGTGTG AACCAGATGATGAAAGTGGTTATGACGTTTTAGCAAACCCCCCTGGACCAGAGGATGAGGACGATGATAATGACACCTGCAGCGACATGTTTGAATTCGAGTTCTCAGAAAGCCCCCTCTTGCCGTGTTATAATGTCCAAGTGTCCGTTGCTCAAGG GCCTCGGAACTGGCTATTGCTTTCAGACGTGctcaagaaactgaaaatgtcCTCCCGCATATTTCGCTGCAATTTCCCAAACGTGGAAATTGTCACCATTGCGGAGGCTGAGTTCTACCGGCAAGTGTCAGCTAGCCTCTTATTCTCATGCTCCAAAGACCTAGAAGCCTTTAATCCTGAAAGCAAGGAGCTCTTAGATCTGGTGGAGTTCACGAACGAGCTTCAGACTCTGCTGGGCTCATCCATGGAGTGGCTCCACCCCAGCGACACGGGCCCGGACGACCACTGGTGA
- the BCOR gene encoding BCL-6 corepressor isoform X5 — MLSATPLYGNVHSWMNSERVRMCGISDDRKIPVNDGDASKARLELREENPLNHNVVDATTAHRIDGLAALSMDRTGLIREGLRVPGNIVYSSLCGLGSEKGREAATTTLGGLGFSSERTPEMQFKPNTPETVEASAVSGKPPNGFSAIYKTPPGIQKSAVPTAETLGLDRPASDKQSPLNINGASYLRLPWVNPYMEGATPAIYPFLDSPNKYSLNMYKALLPQQSYGLAQPLYSPVCTNGERFLYLPPPHYVSPHIPSSLASPMRLSTPSASPAIPPLVHCTDKSLPWKMGVSPGNPVDSHSYPHIQNSKQPRVPSAKAVTSGLPGDTALLLPPSPRPSPRVHLPSQPTADTYSEFHKHYARISTSPSVTLSKPYMTVSSEFPAARLCSSKYPKAPEGAESAQPVPGHTRKTAGQDRKDGSSPPLLEKQTVTKDVTDKPLDLSSKVVDVDTSKADHMKKMAPTVLVHSRAGSGLVLSGSEIPKETLSPPGNGCAIYRSEIISTAPSSWVVPGPSPNEENNGKGLPLKNKALDWALPQQRSSSCPRMGATDTVVTNVSGSVSSAGRPASASPAPNATADGSKTSRGSVDTTPSVIQHVGQPPTTPAKHSGSTGSKGAKASNPEPSFKANENGLPPSSIFLSPNEAFRSPPIPYPRSYLPYPAPEGIALSPLSLHGKGPVYPHPVLLPSGSLFPGHLAPKPGLPYGLPTGRPEFVTYQDALGLGMVHPMLIPHTPIEITKEEKPERRSRSHERARYEDPSLRNRFSEILEASGTKLHPEVTTDKNLKPSPSWNQGKTVVKSDKLVYVDLLREEPEAKTEANTSKPGFTAESVGQSTEPSKPPAEPALQPHRDFVTLRDDLGRINDFHDAYAFKQAPGQSVFNLSKENVPAGTNKENLAMPVSTPFLEPTPGSDGPAVTFGKTQEEPKPFCVGGAPPSVDATPTYTKDGADEAESTDGKVLKPKPSKLAKRIANSAGYVGDRFKCVTTELYADSSQLSREQRALQMEGLQEDSILCLPAAYCERAMMRFSELEMKEREGGHPPTKDSEVCKFSPTDWERLKGSQDKKPKSVALEEAIADHNNSERCDYSAGSKHDPFEAPDDKDVSVEKYFLDRQPVSDPSADQVTPDMPNSPTLRADRKRKVSGDSSHTETTVEELPEDPLLKAKRRRVSKGLHPKKQRHLLHLRERWEQQVSAAESKPGRQGRKEVTQAAQPEVAAQGNNISEEKPGRKRAEAKGNRTWSEESLKSSDSEQGLPVFSGSPPMRSFSSTNLTGRKQSQPSCTAGSRLPAKQQKIKESQKTDVLCTDEEEDCQAASLLQRYPDNSEKPSGKRLCKTKHLIPQEPRRSLPLPGDYYVENADGKVTVRRFRKRPEPSSDYDLSPAKQDQKPLDRLQPLLPVSQTSQLPCSSSPPEATQSRPMPPEARRLIVNKNAGETLLQRAARLGYEEVVLYCLENKICDVNHRDNAGYCALHEACARGWLNIVRHLLEYGADVNCSAQDGTRPLHDAVENDHLEIVRLLLSYGADPTLATYSGRTIMKMTHSELMEKFLTDYLNDLQGRDDDDSSPNSSSNSNVSWDFYGSSVCEPDDESGYDVLANPPGPEDEDDDNDTCSDMFEFEFSESPLLPCYNVQVSVAQGPRNWLLLSDVLKKLKMSSRIFRCNFPNVEIVTIAEAEFYRQVSASLLFSCSKDLEAFNPESKELLDLVEFTNELQTLLGSSMEWLHPSDTGPDDHW, encoded by the exons ATGCTTTCAGCAACCCCCCTGTATGGGAACGTTCACAGCTGGATGAACAGCGAGAGGGTCCGCATGTGTGGAATCAGTGACGACAG GAAAATTCCCGTAAATGATGGTGACGCTTCAAAGGCCAGACTGGAACTAAGGGAAGAAAATCCCTTGAACCACAACGTG GTGGATGCAACCACGGCCCATCGGATCGATGGCCTGGCAGCGCTGAGCATGGACCGCACTGGCCTGATCCGGGAAGGACTGCGTGTTCCCGGAAACATCGTCTATTCTAGCTTGTGTGGACTGGGCTCAGAGAAAGGGCGTGAGGCTGCCACAACCACTCTAGGCGGTCTGGGGTTTTCTTCCGAAAGAACCCCAGAGATGCAGTTCAAACCGAATACACCCGAGACGGTGGAGGCCTCCGCTGTCTCTGGAAAGCCTCCGAATGGCTTCAGTGCTATATACAAAACACCACCAGGAATACAAAAAAGTGCTGTCCCCACGGCAGAAACTCTGGGCTTAGACAGGCCTGCCAGTGACAAACAGAGCCCGCTCAACATCAATGGTGCTAGTTACCTGCGGCTGCCCTGGGTCAATCCCTACATGGAGGGGGCCACGCCAGCCATCTACCCTTTCCTTGACTCGCCAAATAAGTATTCCCTGAACATGTACAAGGCCTTGCTACCTCAGCAGTCGTATGGCCTGGCCCAGCCGCTATATTCGCCAGTCTGCACCAACGGGGAGCGATTTCTCTACCTGCCGCCACCTCACTACGTCAGTCCCCACATCCCATCGTCCCTGGCTTCCCCCATGAGGCTCTCGACGCCTTCCGCTTCTCCAGCCATCCCGCCTCTGGTCCACTGCACAGACAAAAGCCTGCCCTGGAAGATGGGTGTTAGTCCTGGGAACCCGGTCGATTCTCACTCATACCCCCACATCCAGAACAGTAAACAGCCTAGGGTGCCCTCCGCCAAGGCGGTCACCAGCGGCCTGCCAGGGGACACAGCTCTCCTGTTGCCCCCCTCGCCTCGGCCTTCACCCCGAGTCCACCTTCCCTCCCAGCCTACTGCGGACACCTACTCTGAATTCCACAAGCACTATGCCCGGATCTccacctcaccctctgtcaccctgtCAAAGCCATACATGACGGTCAGCAGCGAGTTTCCCGCAGCCAGGCTCTGCAGCAGCAAGTATCCAAAGGCTCCAGAAGGAGCCGAAAGCGCCCAGCCAGTTCCTGGGCACACTCGGAAAACAGCGGGTCAGGACAGAAAGGATGGCAGCTCACCTCCTCTGTTGGAGAAGCAGACGGTTACCAAAGACGTCACCGATAAGCCACTAGACTTGTCTTCTAAAGTGGTGGATGTAGACACTTCCAAAGCTGACCACATGAAGAAGATGGCACCCACCGTCCTGGTTCACAGCAGAGCTGGAAGTGGCCTAGTGCTCTCCGGAAGTGAGATTCCGAAAGAAACACTATCTCCTCCAGGAAACGGCTGTGCTATCTATAGATCTGAGATCATTAGCACGGCTCCCTCGTCCTGGGTGGTGCCTGGGCCAAGTCCTAACGAAGAGAACAATGGCAAAGGCCTGCCGCTGAAGAACAAGGCCTTGGACTGGGCCCTCCCGCAGCAGCGAAGTTCTTCGTGTCCCCGCATGGGCGCCACCGACACCGTGGTCACTAATGTGTCCGGCTCAGTGTCCAGTGCCGGCCGCCCAGCCTCTGCATCTCCAGCCCCAAACGCCACTGCTGATGGCAGCAAGACCAGCAGGGGCTCCGTGGACACCACACCGTCTGTCATCCAGCACGTGGGCCAGCCCCCGACCACGCCTGCCAAGCACAGCGGCAGCACCGGCAGCAAGGGCGCCAAAGCCAGCAACCCAGAGCCAAGCTTCAAAGCAAATGAGAACGGGCTCCCACCAAGCTCGATATTTCTCTCTCCAAATGAGGCGTTCAGGTCCCCACCAATTCCCTACCCCAGGAGTTACCTCCCTTACCCAGCACCCGAAGGCATTGCCTTAAGTCCCCTCTCCTTGCATGGCAAAGGCCCTGTCTACCCTCACCCGGTGTTGTTGCCCAGCGGCAGTCTCTTTCCTGGGCACCTCGCCCCAAAGCCTGGACTGCCCTACGGGCTGCCCACAGGCCGGCCGGAGTTCGTGACCTACCAGGACGCGCTGGGGTTGGGCATGGTGCATCCCATGTTGATACCTCACACACCCATTGAGATCACTAAAGAGGAGAAACCAGAGAGGAGGTCCCGGTCCCATGAGAGGGCCCGCTACGAGGACCCAAGCCTCCGAAACAGGTTTTCCGAGATACTCGAAGCTAGTGGCACCAAGTTACATCCAGAAGTCACCACGGACAAGAACCTCAAGCCCAGCCCTAGCTGGAATCAAGGGAAGACCGTCGTTAAGAGTGACAAGCTTGTCTATGTAGACCTCCTCCGGGAAGAGCCCGAGGCGAAGACTGAAGCCAACACATCCAAACCCGGCTTCACAGCTGAGAGTGTCGGCCAGAGCACTGAGCCCAGCAAACCCCCAGCTGAGCCGGCCCTGCAGCCCCACCGGGATTTCGTCACCCTCAGAGACGACCTGGGGCGCATCAACGACTTCCACGACGCCTATGCTTTCAAACAGGCTCCAGGCCAGTCAGTTTTCAACTTAAGCAAGGAGAATGTTCCAGCGGGAACCAACAAGGAGAACCTGGCAATGCCGGTCTCCACTCCGTTCCTGGAGCCGACCCCGGGGAGCGATGGCCCTGCGGTCACTTTCGGGAAAACCCAAGAGGAACCCAAACCATTTTGCGTGGGCGGTGCCCCACCGAGCGTGGACGCCACCCCCACCTATACCAAAGATGGAGCCGATGAGGCAGAATCAACTGATGGCAAAGTTCTGAAACCAAAGCCATCTAAGCTGGCAAAGAGAATCGCCAACTCTGCTGGTTACGTGGGTGACCGGTTCAAGTGCGTCACTACCGAACTGTATGCCGATTCCAGTCAGCTCAGCCGGGAGCAGCGGGCATTGCAG ATGGAAGGATTACAAGAGGACAGTATTTTATGTCTACCCGCTGCTTACTGTGAG CGTGCAATGATGCGCTTCTCAGAGTTGGAGATGAAAGAGCGAGAAGGTGGCCACCCCCCAACCAAGGACTCCGAGGTGTGCAAATTCAGCCCCACtgactgggaaaggttgaaaggaaGTCAGGACAAAAAGCCAAAGTCGGtcgccctggaggaggccattgCCGACCACAACAACAGTGAGAGAT GCGATTATAGTGCCGGAAGCAAACACGACCCCTTTGAAGCCCCAGACGACAAAGATGTTTCCGTGGAGAAATACTTCCTGGATCGGCAGCCGGTGAGCGATCCCTCCGCCGACCAGGTCACCCCAGACATGCCGAACAGCCCCACCCTCCGGGCGGACAGAAAGCGCAAGGTCTCAGGGGACAGCAGCCACACTGAGACCACTGTGGAAGAGCTCCCTGAGGACCCGCTGCTGAAAGCCAAGCGAAGACGGGTCTCCAAAG GGCTCCATCCCAAAAAGCAACGCCACTTGCTGCACCTTAGAGAACGGTGGGAGCAGCAGGTGTCGGCAGCAGAGAGCAAACCTGGCCGGCAGGGCAGGAAGGAAGTGACCCAGGCAGCTCAGCCTGAGGTTGCCGCCCAGGGCAATAACATCTCCGAAGAGAAACCTGGCAGGAAAAGGGCAGAAGCCAAAGGCAACAGAACCTGGTCGGAAGAGTCCCTCAAATCCAGTGACAGTGAACAAG GTTTGCCTGTGTTCTCCGGCTCTCCGCCCATGAGGAGCTTTTCATCCACCAATTTAACCGGCAGAAAGCAGAGTCAGCCAAGCTGTACGGCAGGCTCGAGGCTGCCTGCCAAACAgcagaaaattaaagaaagccAGAAGACAGATGTGCTGTGCACGGACGAAGAGGAGGATTGCCAGGCTGCCTCCCTGCTGCAGAGATACCCCGACAACAGCGAGAAACCATCCGGGAAGCGACTGTGCAAAACCAAGCATTTGATCCCGCAGGAGCCCAGGCGGAGCTTGCCGCTGCCAGGGGACTACTACGTGGAGAATGCCGATGGCAAG GTGACCGTCCGGAGATTCCGAAAGCGGCCCGAGCCCAGTTCTGACTATGATCTGTCACCGGCCAAGCAAGACCAGAAGCCGCTGGACCGTTTGCAACCACTGCTACCAGTTTCGCAGACGTCACAGCTGCCCTGCTCAAGCTCTCCGCCGGAGGCCACCCAGTCCCGCCCGATGCCACCAGAAGCGCGGAGGCTTATTGTCAATAAGAATGCAGGCGAGACGCTCCTGCAGCGGGCTGCCCGGCTGGGCTACGAG GAAGTGGTCTTGTACTGCCTGGAGAATAAGATTTGTGATGTGAACCATCGAGACAACGCGGGTTACTGTGCCCTGCATGAAGCTTGTGCAAGGGGATGGCTCAATATTGTACGACATCTCCTTGAATATGGCGCTGATGTCAACTGCAGTGCCCAGGATGGGACCAG GCCTCTCCATGATGCCGTCGAGAACGATCACTTGGAAATTGTCCGCTTGCTCCTCTCCTATGGTGCTGACCCCACCCTGGCGACGTACTCAGGTAGAACCATCATGAAAATGACCCACAGCGAACTTATGGAAAAGTTCTTAACAG atTATTTAAACGACCTGCAGGGTCGCGATGATGATGACAGCAGCCCcaacagcagtagcaacagcaatGTCTCTTGGGATTTCTATGGCAGCTCTGTGTGTG AACCAGATGATGAAAGTGGTTATGACGTTTTAGCAAACCCCCCTGGACCAGAGGATGAGGACGATGATAATGACACCTGCAGCGACATGTTTGAATTCGAGTTCTCAGAAAGCCCCCTCTTGCCGTGTTATAATGTCCAAGTGTCCGTTGCTCAAGG GCCTCGGAACTGGCTATTGCTTTCAGACGTGctcaagaaactgaaaatgtcCTCCCGCATATTTCGCTGCAATTTCCCAAACGTGGAAATTGTCACCATTGCGGAGGCTGAGTTCTACCGGCAAGTGTCAGCTAGCCTCTTATTCTCATGCTCCAAAGACCTAGAAGCCTTTAATCCTGAAAGCAAGGAGCTCTTAGATCTGGTGGAGTTCACGAACGAGCTTCAGACTCTGCTGGGCTCATCCATGGAGTGGCTCCACCCCAGCGACACGGGCCCGGACGACCACTGGTGA